In Synechococcus sp. KORDI-100, a single window of DNA contains:
- a CDS encoding NADP-dependent isocitrate dehydrogenase — protein MAQFEKLTAPSQGTPITFTNGQPVVADDPIIPFIRGDGTGVDIWPATQAVLDAAVAKAYGGSKRIEWFKVFAGDEACELYGTYQYLPEDTLEAIRRFGVAIKGPLTTPVGGGIRSLNVALRQIFDLYSCVRPCRYYAGTPSPHKRPQDLDVIVYRENTEDIYMGVEWEADDAVGQELRKHLNEVVIPANGKLGTRQIPEGSGIGIKPVSKHGSQRHIRKAIQQALRLEGNKRHVTLVHKGNIMKFTEGAFRDWGYELATSEFRDVCITERESWILGNLEKDPNLSVQANARMIEPGYDSLTPEKKADIDAEVQAVLDAIGASHGGGKWRSMVLVDDRIADSIFQQIQTRPQEYSILATLNLNGDYISDAAAAMVGGLGMAPGANIGENAAIFEATHGTAPKHAGLDRINPGSVILSGVMMLEFLGWQEAADLVTKGLSAAIADKHVTYDLARLMEPQVDPVSCSGFAKAIIERF, from the coding sequence ATGGCCCAGTTCGAGAAGCTCACCGCCCCCAGCCAAGGCACACCGATCACCTTCACAAACGGTCAACCCGTGGTGGCGGACGATCCGATCATTCCCTTCATCCGCGGAGATGGGACTGGCGTGGACATCTGGCCGGCCACCCAGGCAGTGCTGGATGCTGCAGTCGCCAAGGCCTACGGCGGCTCCAAGCGCATCGAATGGTTCAAGGTGTTCGCCGGTGATGAAGCCTGCGAGCTCTACGGCACGTATCAGTACCTGCCGGAGGACACCCTCGAAGCGATTCGCCGCTTCGGCGTCGCGATCAAAGGCCCACTGACCACGCCCGTCGGCGGCGGCATCCGATCTCTGAATGTGGCCCTGCGCCAGATTTTCGACCTCTACTCCTGTGTGCGTCCCTGCCGCTACTACGCCGGCACCCCCAGTCCCCACAAGCGTCCCCAGGATCTGGACGTGATCGTTTATAGGGAAAACACCGAAGACATCTACATGGGCGTGGAATGGGAAGCCGACGACGCCGTTGGTCAGGAGTTGCGCAAGCACCTCAACGAGGTGGTGATCCCCGCCAACGGCAAGCTCGGCACGCGTCAGATTCCCGAAGGATCTGGCATCGGCATCAAGCCCGTGAGCAAGCACGGCAGCCAGCGCCACATCCGCAAGGCGATCCAGCAAGCCCTGCGCCTGGAAGGGAACAAGCGTCACGTCACGCTGGTCCACAAGGGCAACATCATGAAGTTCACGGAAGGAGCCTTCCGTGACTGGGGCTATGAGCTGGCCACCAGCGAGTTCCGGGATGTCTGCATCACCGAGCGGGAGAGCTGGATCCTCGGCAACCTCGAGAAAGACCCCAACCTCAGCGTTCAGGCCAACGCCCGCATGATCGAGCCGGGCTACGACAGCCTCACGCCTGAAAAGAAAGCTGACATCGATGCCGAAGTGCAGGCCGTGCTCGATGCCATCGGCGCTAGCCATGGTGGCGGCAAGTGGAGGTCGATGGTGCTGGTCGACGACCGCATCGCCGACAGCATCTTCCAGCAGATCCAGACCCGGCCCCAGGAGTATTCGATCCTCGCCACGCTCAACCTCAACGGCGACTATATCTCCGATGCCGCGGCCGCCATGGTGGGTGGTCTGGGTATGGCCCCCGGCGCCAACATCGGCGAGAACGCCGCCATCTTCGAAGCCACCCACGGCACCGCCCCGAAACATGCCGGCCTCGATCGGATCAACCCCGGCTCGGTGATTCTCAGCGGCGTGATGATGCTGGAATTCCTCGGTTGGCAGGAGGCCGCCGACCTAGTGACCAAAGGCCTCAGCGCCGCCATTGCCGACAAGCACGTCACCTATGACCTGGCCCGACTGATGGAGCCCCAGGTTGATCCCGTGAGCTGCAGCGGCTTCGCCAAAGCCATCATCGAGCGATTCTGA